One window of the Rosa rugosa chromosome 3, drRosRugo1.1, whole genome shotgun sequence genome contains the following:
- the LOC133738900 gene encoding transcription factor MYB8-like isoform X1 produces the protein MGRRPCCSKEGVNKGPWAAEEDKMLADHIKGHGEQKWSSIPKQTGLKRCGKSCRLRWLNYLRPNIKRGNITQEEEDLIIRLHKLLGNRWSLIAGRIPGRTDNEIKNYWNGHLCKKSQLEKSKVAAKNMRPSDEAKVEEDHRHDSKVESESSEGSLFSHSSTTSTTTEEDSSDILMDFYTREITLSEFLDTDFTKFSSMISTDKVLMVQGEGEDQIQKQPQDSSSQAEAEANDEAPMNVIISQELMDNLIGWEDQSDSDFGFQLSAAFTDFVADEERILDFMN, from the exons ATGGGGAGAAGACCTTGCTGTTCTAAGGAGGGAGTGAACAAGGGACCTTGGGCAGCTGAAGAAGACAAGATGCTTGCGGATCATATCAAAGGTCATGGCGAACAAAAATGGAGCAGCATTCCTAAACAAACAG GGCTCAAGAGATGTGGGAAGAGTTGCAGGCTTCGGTGGTTGAATTATCTAAGACCGAATATAAAACGAGGCAATATTACGCAAGAGGAAGAGGACCTCATCATTAGGCTCCATAAACTCTTAGGAAACAG ATGGTCTCTAATAGCAGGAAGAATTCCGGGGCGAACAGACAATGAAATCAAGAACTACTGGAACGGCCACTTGTGCAAGAAATCACAGCTGGAAAAGTCTAAGGTTGCAGCAAAGAATATGAGACCCTCCGACGAGGCCAAAGTTGAAGAGGATCATCGTCATGACTCCAAAGTTGAATCTGAATCCAGTGAAGGGTCATTATTCTCTCATTCATCTACTACGTCAACTACAACGGAAGAAGATTCGTCGGATATTTTGATGGATTTTTACACCAGGGAGATAACTCTGTCGGAGTTTCTGGATACCGACTTTACAAAGTTCAGCAGTATGATCAGTACTGATAAGGTACTGATGGTtcaaggagaaggagaggatcAAATTCAGAAACAGCCTCAGGATAGTTCCAGTCAAGCTGAAGCCGAAGCTAATGATGAAGCACCTATGAATGTGATAATATCGCAGGAATTGATGGACAACTTGATCGGCTGGGAAGATCAAAGTGATTCAGATTTCGGATTTCAACTTTCGGCAGCTTTCACGGACTTTGTTGCAGACGAAGAAAGAATTTTGGATTTTATGAATTAa
- the LOC133738018 gene encoding uncharacterized protein LOC133738018, with amino-acid sequence MTNLAKLDFVALDISGKNYLSWALDAEIHLEAQNLGPTIKEGNSASPQNKAKAMIFLRHHLHQGLKDEYLTVKDPLELWTGLADRFAHQKTVVLPRARYEWTHLRLQDYSSVIDYNSAMFRITSQMNLCGETVTQAMMLEKTFSTFHASNMVLQQQYRERGFTKYSDLISCLLVAEQNNELLMKNHQSRPTGSQPFPEANAIFTSGYGNRRGGRHGKARNRGHRRGQGRQNGQARGGYNQQLGPRNNAKITKGNGQMIKPHKKEDSVCLRCGGKGHWARTCRAEDHLVALYKASLKKKHVETNYIDHSDPWDSSEPIDITPLDVSDFFANNGSNFDDMTSGGILDDN; translated from the coding sequence ATGACGAATTTGGCAAAATTGGATTTTGTCGCCCTTGACATCTCTGGCAAGAACTACCTGTCATGGGCCCTTGATGCCGAGATTCATCTCGAAGCTCAAAACCTTGGGCCTACAATCAAGGAAGGAAACTCAGCGTCCCCGCAGAATAAAGCTAAGGCTATGATTTTTCTGCGCCACCATCTCCATCAGGGATTGAAGGACGAGTACTTAACTGTCAAAGACCCACTTGAGCTATGGACAGGTTTGGCAGATAGGTTCGCTCACCAAAAGACTGTTGTGCTCCCTAGAGCACGTTATGAATGGACGCATCTGCGCCTTCAAGATTACAGTTCTGTGATAGATTATAATTCTGCCATGTTCAGGATCACCTCCCAAATGAATCTTTGTGGAGAAACTGTAACTCAGGCCATGATGCTTGAAAAGACCTTCTCCACTTTTCATGCCTCCAATATGGTCTTACAGCAGCAATACAGAGAAAGAGGATTCACCAAATATTCTGATCTCATCTCTTGTCTTCTGGTGGCTGAGCAAAACAATGAGCTCTTAATGAAGAACCATCAGTCTCGCCCTACAGGATCACAACCATTCCCTGAAGCGAATGCTATTTTTACTAGTGGTTATGGCAATAGACGTGGTGGAAGGCATGGCAAAGCCCGTAACCGTGGTCATAGACGTGGTCAGGGTCGACAAAATGGCCAAGCTCGTGGGGGCTACAACCAGCAGTTGGGCCCAAGAAACAATGCCAAGATTACTAAAGGAAATGGTCAGATGATCAAACCTCATAAAAAAGAAGACAGTGTTTGTCTTAGATGTGGTGGTAAAGGCCATTGGGCTCGCACCTGTCGTGCAGAAGACCATTTAGTGGCCCTCTACAAAGCTTCCttgaaaaagaaacatgtgGAGACAAACTACATTGACCACTCTGACCCATGGGATTCATCTGAGCCTATAGACATTACTCCGCTCGATGTCTCAGATTTTTTTGCGAACAATGGAAGCAATTTTGATGATATGACCAGTGGTGGAATTCTTGACGACAACTAG
- the LOC133738900 gene encoding transcription factor MYB8-like isoform X2: MANKNGAAFLNKQLCIAGLKRCGKSCRLRWLNYLRPNIKRGNITQEEEDLIIRLHKLLGNRWSLIAGRIPGRTDNEIKNYWNGHLCKKSQLEKSKVAAKNMRPSDEAKVEEDHRHDSKVESESSEGSLFSHSSTTSTTTEEDSSDILMDFYTREITLSEFLDTDFTKFSSMISTDKVLMVQGEGEDQIQKQPQDSSSQAEAEANDEAPMNVIISQELMDNLIGWEDQSDSDFGFQLSAAFTDFVADEERILDFMN; encoded by the exons ATGGCGAACAAAAATGGAGCAGCATTCCTAAACAAACAG TTGTGTATTGCAGGGCTCAAGAGATGTGGGAAGAGTTGCAGGCTTCGGTGGTTGAATTATCTAAGACCGAATATAAAACGAGGCAATATTACGCAAGAGGAAGAGGACCTCATCATTAGGCTCCATAAACTCTTAGGAAACAG ATGGTCTCTAATAGCAGGAAGAATTCCGGGGCGAACAGACAATGAAATCAAGAACTACTGGAACGGCCACTTGTGCAAGAAATCACAGCTGGAAAAGTCTAAGGTTGCAGCAAAGAATATGAGACCCTCCGACGAGGCCAAAGTTGAAGAGGATCATCGTCATGACTCCAAAGTTGAATCTGAATCCAGTGAAGGGTCATTATTCTCTCATTCATCTACTACGTCAACTACAACGGAAGAAGATTCGTCGGATATTTTGATGGATTTTTACACCAGGGAGATAACTCTGTCGGAGTTTCTGGATACCGACTTTACAAAGTTCAGCAGTATGATCAGTACTGATAAGGTACTGATGGTtcaaggagaaggagaggatcAAATTCAGAAACAGCCTCAGGATAGTTCCAGTCAAGCTGAAGCCGAAGCTAATGATGAAGCACCTATGAATGTGATAATATCGCAGGAATTGATGGACAACTTGATCGGCTGGGAAGATCAAAGTGATTCAGATTTCGGATTTCAACTTTCGGCAGCTTTCACGGACTTTGTTGCAGACGAAGAAAGAATTTTGGATTTTATGAATTAa
- the LOC133738016 gene encoding uncharacterized protein LOC133738016 has product MKARHGAMAVKLDLEKAYDFLDWNYICCVLSKFGFSSKWIDLIMECVSSVSFSILINGKAKGHFKPSRGLRQGDPISPYIFILCTEPLIRSLNAASTTSKHHVGLLSSPNGVRVSNLLFADDCLIFGRGSPKAARNITRILSRFAACSGQHINSDKSSVYFSSNLNASTKLHIANILGIQHRTTIGKYLGVHNIIFWKDPLNAKELLVRISKKLSGWKSSTLSRAGRLTLLKSSASVVPIHVLSCFKCPHFVLKSIEKEMRNFFWGSSGSPPVAWEQVCLPKSKGGLGIRPLVDATSRASIDLDESVSDYLVNGVWNIEKLSQYLESSIVRDISFVNLPFSDKEDEFVWRSTSDGKFSIKSATWSQCNQNVHPKANLLNKIWKLNIPPKAKHFAWLLVRDRLKTRARLSRFNSRLLVSILFVACNAPMDALENCLLLCWQIWKKRNDVLFRDSGFSPASVVHASASFCAAYRTHNPRSATTSNSLSEVIKWHPPPENFVKLNFDGSISSSNQAATGFVIRNHFGDPIVAGSRSIGSSTVPLAECIALKDGLLAAKRFNLDHI; this is encoded by the exons ATGAAGGCTAGACATGGTGCAATGGCAGTCAAACTCGATCTAGAGAAAGCCTATGACTTTCTTGATTGGAATTACATTTGTTGTGTTTTATCGAAGTTCGGTTTTAGTTCTAAATGGATTGATCTGATTATGGAATGTGTCTCCTCAGTCTCTTTTTCAATTCTTATTAATGGTAAGGCTAAGGGACACTTTAAACCCTCGAGGGGTCTTAGACAAGGAGATCCAATCTCTCCTtacatttttattctttgtaCGGAACCTTTAATTCGAAGTCTTAATGCAGCATCTACTACTTCTAAGCACCATGTTGGTTTACTTTCTTCGCCGAATGGTGTTCGAGTTTCTAACCTTCTTTTTGCGGATGATTGTCTGATCTTTGGTAGGGGCTCTCCTAAAGCTGCTCGGAATATCACAAGGATTCTTTCTAGATTTGCTGCTTGCTCTGGGCAGCACATTAATTCAGATAAATCCTCTGTCTATTTCTCCTCTAACTTAAATGCTTCAACTAAACTCCATATTGCTAATATTTTGGGTATTCAACATCGAACTACTATAGGCAAATATCTAGGTGTTCATAACATTATTTTCTGGAAAGATCCCCTGAATGCTAAAGAGTTGCTTGTTAGAATTTCAAAAAAGCTTAGTGGTTGGAAGAGTTCCACACTGTCTAGGGCTGGGCGTCTCACTCTTCTAAAGTCGAGCGCTTCTGTTGTGCCTATCCATGTTCTTTCTTGCTTTAAATGCCCTCATTTTGTTTTAAAGTCCATAGAGAAGGAAATGAGGAATTTCTTTTGGGGCAGCTCTGGTTCTCCTCCGGTGGCTTGGGAGCAAGTTTGCTTGCCGAAGTCTAAAGGAGGGCTTGGTATTAGACCG CTGGTTGATGCGACTAGCAGAGCCTCTATAGATCTAGACGAGTCTGTTTCAGACTATTTAGTTAATGGAGTGTGGAATATTGAAAAACTCTCTCAATATTTAGAGTCCTCGATTGTTAGAGATATCTCCTTTGTTAATCTTCCATTTTCTGACAAGGAAGATGAGTTTGTCTGGCGGTCGACTTCTGATGGGAAATTTTCCATCAAATCGGCCACTTGGTCTCAATGCAATCAGAATGTTCACCCTAAGGCTAATTTGCTGAACAAAATTTGGAAGCTCAATATACCACCAAAAGCAAAACATTTTGCTTGGCTTCTTGTTAGAGATAGACTAAAAACAAGAGCAAGACTTTCTCGCTTCAATTCTAGACTTCTAGTATCAATCCTATTTGTGGCCTGT AATGCACCAATGGATGCTTTGGAAAATTGTTTGCTTCTTTGTTGGCAAATATGGAAAAAGCGTAATGATGTTTTGTTCAGGGATTCGGGGTTCAGTCCGGCTTCTGTAGTGCATGCTTCAGCCTCCTTTTGTGCTGCCTACAGGACCCACAACCCCCGTTCTGCTACGACTTCCAATAGCTTAAGTGAAGTCATTAAATGGCACCCGCCGCCTGAAAACTTCGTCAAGCTCAATTTTGATGGGTCTATTTCTTCTTCCAACCAGGCTGCTACGGGCTTTGTTATTAGAAACCACTTTGGTGACCCCATTGTTGCTGGTTCGAGGTCAATTGGATCTTCAACGGTTCCTTTGGCTGAATGTATAGCTCTAAAGGATGGCCTGTTAGCTGCTAAGCGATTCAACCTGGACCATATTTAG